Proteins encoded by one window of Tamandua tetradactyla isolate mTamTet1 chromosome 24, mTamTet1.pri, whole genome shotgun sequence:
- the CASP6 gene encoding caspase-6 isoform X2: protein MSSAVRLLGAWPAGEEENMTETDAFYKSEMFDPGEKYKMDHRRRGIALIFNHERFFWHLTLPERRGTSTDRDSLKRRLSDLGFEVKCFDNLKAEELMLKIHEVSASSHADADCFVCVFLSHGEGNHVYAYDAKIEIQTLTGLFKGDKCQSLVGKPKIFIIQACRGNQHDVPVIPLDVVDHQTDQLDVNVTEVDAASVYTLPAGADFLMCYSVAEGYYSHRETVNGSWYIQDLCEMLGKYGSSLEFTELLTLVNRKVSQRRVDFCKDPSAIGKKQVPCFASMLTKKLHFFPKSK, encoded by the exons GTGAGGAAGAAAACATGACAGAAACAGATGCCTtttataaaag TGAAATGTTTGATCCAGGAGAAAAGTACAAAATGGACCACAGGAGGAGAGGAATTGCTTTAATCTTCAATCATGAGAGGTTTTTCTGGCACTTAACACTGCCAGAAAGGCGGGGCACCAGTACAGACAGAGACAGTCTCAAACGCAG GCTTTCAGATCTAGGATTTGAAGTGAAATGCTTTGACAATCTTAAAGCTGAAGAACTCATGCTCAAAATTCATGAGG TGTCAGCCTCTAGCCACGCAGATGCCGACTGCTTTGTATGTGTATTCCTGAGCCATGGCGAAGGCAATCACGTCTACGCATATGACGCTAAAATTGAAATTCAGACGTTGACTGGCTTGTTCAAAGGAGACAAGTGTCAGAGCCTGGTTGGAAAACCCAAGATATTTATCATTCAG GCCTGTCGGGGAAACCAGCACGATGTGCCAGTCATTCCTTTGGATGTAGTGGACCATCAGACAGACCAGCTGGACGTCAATGTAACCGAGGTGGATGCAGCCTCAGTTTACACACTGCCTGCTGGAGCAGACTTCCTTATGTGTTACTCTGTTGCAGAAG gctaTTATTCTCACCGGGAAACAGTAAATGGCTCATGGTACATTCAAGATTTGTGCGAGATGTTGGGAAAATACGGCTCCTCCTTGGAGTTCACAGAACTCCTTACTCTGGTGAACAGGAAAGTTTCTCAGCGCCGAGTGGACTTTTGCAAAGACCCAAGTGCAATTGGAAAGAAGCAGGTTCCCTGCTTTGCGTCAATGCTCACTAAAAAGCTGCATTTCTTTCCAAAATCTAAATAA
- the CASP6 gene encoding caspase-6 isoform X3, whose amino-acid sequence MTETDAFYKSEMFDPGEKYKMDHRRRGIALIFNHERFFWHLTLPERRGTSTDRDSLKRRLSDLGFEVKCFDNLKAEELMLKIHEVSASSHADADCFVCVFLSHGEGNHVYAYDAKIEIQTLTGLFKGDKCQSLVGKPKIFIIQACRGNQHDVPVIPLDVVDHQTDQLDVNVTEVDAASVYTLPAGADFLMCYSVAEGYYSHRETVNGSWYIQDLCEMLGKYGSSLEFTELLTLVNRKVSQRRVDFCKDPSAIGKKQVPCFASMLTKKLHFFPKSK is encoded by the exons ATGACAGAAACAGATGCCTtttataaaag TGAAATGTTTGATCCAGGAGAAAAGTACAAAATGGACCACAGGAGGAGAGGAATTGCTTTAATCTTCAATCATGAGAGGTTTTTCTGGCACTTAACACTGCCAGAAAGGCGGGGCACCAGTACAGACAGAGACAGTCTCAAACGCAG GCTTTCAGATCTAGGATTTGAAGTGAAATGCTTTGACAATCTTAAAGCTGAAGAACTCATGCTCAAAATTCATGAGG TGTCAGCCTCTAGCCACGCAGATGCCGACTGCTTTGTATGTGTATTCCTGAGCCATGGCGAAGGCAATCACGTCTACGCATATGACGCTAAAATTGAAATTCAGACGTTGACTGGCTTGTTCAAAGGAGACAAGTGTCAGAGCCTGGTTGGAAAACCCAAGATATTTATCATTCAG GCCTGTCGGGGAAACCAGCACGATGTGCCAGTCATTCCTTTGGATGTAGTGGACCATCAGACAGACCAGCTGGACGTCAATGTAACCGAGGTGGATGCAGCCTCAGTTTACACACTGCCTGCTGGAGCAGACTTCCTTATGTGTTACTCTGTTGCAGAAG gctaTTATTCTCACCGGGAAACAGTAAATGGCTCATGGTACATTCAAGATTTGTGCGAGATGTTGGGAAAATACGGCTCCTCCTTGGAGTTCACAGAACTCCTTACTCTGGTGAACAGGAAAGTTTCTCAGCGCCGAGTGGACTTTTGCAAAGACCCAAGTGCAATTGGAAAGAAGCAGGTTCCCTGCTTTGCGTCAATGCTCACTAAAAAGCTGCATTTCTTTCCAAAATCTAAATAA